ATATCTTTATAACGGTTCATCTTTGGTAAATTATATCATAGACATTCACCAACAAGATGTTTAGTCAtatttcttttcattctcatcaGATGTACATGCTCTACGGAGTTATATCCGCGACTACAGTCACAGCTACGATCCTCTGCGTCACCATCCATAGAAGACATCTGATGGTAAACACAACAATATTCACTCAGACCAAAAGGTTATTGTGCTGTTTTTCTGTGACTAAATAAACTTGCTCTCTCGTCTTCTTGCAGGTTTGGGGTTTGTTTGCTCCAAAGTTTGTTTTTGACGTTGTTGGTCTCATCCTCACCGATGTCCTCATATGTTTGGCTTCAGCTTTCTGTCTTTGATTCATACTTGCAGTTGATTTAAGATATAACAGTAGATTATATACTAggtacttgttttttttttactttgttatCAATGTATAAACAATTATCAGACCTCCTTTTGAGCATTGATAAATTGATTTTACAAATCTCTAATCATACCTTAGGTATCTATTAGAACCGAGAACTGTCGAAACTAGTAAGAAAAGACGAGGGTGGGTCGAGACAAAGACGTTTTGATTTACAAGTAAGGAAATGTGTGGTAGAAAGTAAATCGGCGAAAGCTAGTCGTCGGTAAATACAAGTCAACGAGACAGAGAAATGAGATCCTAGTTCTAACCGTCGAAATTGTGTGTGGTtgatttcggatttctttttcGTTGCCTCTACCTGCTTTTATATAGTCGACCAGTCGTTCCTCAGTGACCTAATTCGTCATTCTTTATTGGACTCGTTGGGCTGAGTGTTCAGGCCGCTATGTTAAGACGTCAAGTCGACTACTTTTAGTCGCTCGTTTAATTGGCTAAAAGCAATCTCAAATCGAACCGACATAACGATTTGTAAGATAAGCCAAGTCTTTTTTAAATGGTTATAGACCAGATCAGCTATTCTGTGGGCCTTGTGGAAGAATGTAATCTATACCCAACAGCACCTGTATATGAGATTCATTTTCTCAAATACAATATGTGAATGGTACATGCATAGACTTATACCTAACAAGGTTTGGTTTTTCGGTGGAGAAAACAGGTTAATAATCGAAACGACTTGAGTGGCGTAGACTAAAGACAAAATAAGTAcgtgacaaataaaaaaaaacaaagtacaAAGAATCTGCAGAACCAGAGGAAGGAATATTCAGTTTCTTGTGGTGGTAACTTGCAAATCTTGTGGTGTATGTTAATTTATCATGTTTCTCCCCTTCTTTTGCCAAACGACTACAAAATGTTAATAACACGGCAAGTTTATGGCCTAATCAAATCCAATTCTAAAGGTTTTTGCAGTTCGTCTTGTTCAGGTACACGGCCTATCTAAAAAGTGAAAATGTAGGTTgacatttaaaataaacactAGTCTTTATATAGAACATGGAattctatatatatgttttactaGTTTCTAAACCAGTTTAAAAGATGTTATTTTATCTGTCCTCGAACCATTATGTTATAATAAATCTTTTCGAATAAATTGTTAGTGACGATTAGCTATTTCATACGTTAAACTGTGACAGGTTAAGAAATGATTGAGTTATATAGTTGTACATTATATTTGAGTTAATTGTATTGCTAGTGAGCCAATCGTAtagtttttacttttcttttcttcacttTAATTAAAGTTCTGAATCTTCTGATTTAGCCTTTGGTCTGGTTTGTATATAAACCAACAGAGTTTTATCGAATCAATGAGATTTTATCGGtaagtattatgtttaaaaaaaaaaaaaaaaaaaaattagttgtaAAATGTACTCGCAACGATTCGTGTATAATGGAACTATGGTAACATACCACATGGCGCGTccatatactccctctgttctttaatattatatattctagaaaaaacatttatttttaaaaaaattattttttacatttttaagatatattttattaattaattgcaaatttaaaaaaaacttaattgtaGTTACtgaattgttattggtttaaaattatgaaacaaagataaacacaaaaaaatatacaaatttaatgtgttttattaaaatatgtgaaaaatctaaaatatataacattaaaaaagaGAGGGAGTAGTAAGTACGTGGTTGACTCACTCCTTACGTAGCCATTAACgaattttgtttgtatttatattacaaCTTTTCTAGACCATTTTAGAAACTAGAGTAACAACAAGTCTACAACTCGTCATCAATGTGTATAATATTCGTGGGAGGCAAAGAAGAAACTTGCAGCATTAAGTAGCACTACGTGTCAAGCCATGCAACCATATAAATGGTGACTACGGTCCATTCATTTGgtactttttataataaaaccTAATTTATTCAGCTTAAGTATATTACTTGATATACAAAACGATAAATTTCCAATCGTGGATAAAACTTTATGGGCCACGAAAGATAACAACACAGTTTATGGGTACACGTTTTCTAATTGCAACTGTGTCTCCATCACTCGCCAAACAATTCTAGAACGTGAACTGTTTGGCGAATTGAATCAGATCTTAGTGATTTTCTCGTTACGtttacataaattttgatttaatagttttaaatgatATAACGTGGTTGCCAACTACTTACCAGAAATAACTTGTGTTTAGTTAGTTATGTATATCGTAAGATTGAAACATCTTTATCATAATAAGTTAATAACTGCCGGAAAAAGTTAGTAAACTATCTATTGTTGAAGATTATATATGCATCTCGACTAAAACTAATGTGTAAGCTATATGGTTCTGACTTCTGCGTGTGTGGGATGATTATGATGAGATAAGCTTCAATAAGGTTGATGTTATTCATTATTAATGATGTTAATATGTATTCagttacttttgtatatataactaagaaaaaaacaatcagTGTGAGCACTGACTCAAACAAAGACGTTTTGGTCATTCTATACTGCCAAAAACACAATCAAAGTTACTTGCGCCATTTGGATTGACATTTCAATACAATTAGTTTACACAACTATTACTTATAGTTAAGCCAAGATCGTTTCTCAGCAACGTATTACGTATGTACTGAACTTAAAACAGCATATTTCACACAAGATACGGAGGAATATACGTATAAGACGACAGGGACACaaggtaaaaaaaaagcaagaaaaaaacaaaattaaagggGAAAAAAAGACAAACCTTCTGAAGGAAAGAGAGGTAACTGGGtccaggagagagagagatcaagtTGCCAACGAGGGTAGagggtagagagagagagaggcgaggGTGGGTGGGGCCCAAAGACGGAAATCTAACTTTATACACTCTGTACCAATTACAGAAAGACACGTGGAAAAGCATCGTCGCGCACTTTACGCTTGGGTGCTCCTCCTTCCGCACTTGATAAGCTTATCTCTCTCCCATTGGCTGTGTGATTCCACGTGTCATCTATGCGATCTCTCTTTATGCTTTGCTTATGTCAACACACATATCCCTTTTTACCCAAACTGGCATGTGCCCACGGCCCCCACCCAAACCTCCCACTGCCCCTTTCTACCAACAAATACGTATTATATTAATCATACATGTTTAAAATTCGCTAATTAGTCTAATTAATAAACGATTTGTGATCAGGATTTTATATGCGACCTCAAAAATGCTTGAAAGATGACACGAGCCACCCGAGTGACTTGTAGACATTTTAACTTAGCCagtcaaaaattaaattaaaatacatgcACACAgagaaataataattaaaaaacttgTGTATATAAATTATGGCTTCTCATTAAATccccaaagaaaaagaaaaaaagccagagggaaaaggaagaagagaagaaaatttTTGAGTGGGTGAGGAGAGTTTGCGATAAGAGACGTCTTCTACTTTGTCTATAATTGCAGTAAGCCCTTGCAAAACTAAACTAAGACTTCTGGAGAATTTTCAGACACTAATGGGTCAAACCTTTTTACTTGTCGTTtgattaaattaattgtttgaaaatctcctcttcctcctcctcatcagTCTCACCGTGTCTGTTCTTAGATAGAGAGATAGAGTGAGCGAAAGGTTAGCTATTTCACTGTTCTGCTACTGTCGTGCTCTTTTTTGGGGTGTTCATTTCTATACATTCAGATAACCACGACGAAACGTATTTtgtctttttgatattttatttatttattatcccGTAATTTCGATTGAAAATTGGATGAACCCGGTTGAGTTTTGTTTGCTTTCTTGTTAGAAGAGATTGAGCTTCTTTCTCGTTTTATATAGAGTATCAGAGATCTCGTTTTCTCACCAACTCGTTTTTGTTTTAATCCATTTGCAGGAAAAAGCATTACTGTTTAACCGCAAAGTTGGGATTTTGATTCGTCTTATTGaggaaaaaaacagagtaaacaAAAAGCTGAGATTTTTCCACCTCTCATCTCAAGAAGCTCGAGTATGTCTTCTGTAGCAGTGTTATGggttgcttcctcttctcctAATCCAGACCAAATGACCACTTGTGGGTTGGTAAGGGCTGTAGAATCTTCTAGAGTGCTCGCTCGTTGTCAGAATCAGAGAATGGACAATGGTAGGAGGAAGCAAACAACAAAAACGTggacctcttcttcttcttcctctctaatGAGCTACAGGAGGAGTGTTGTGTCTTCGAGCGTAGTAGCAAGTCATGCAGGAGAGATTGCCCTCTCATCCGAAGAGAAGGTTTACAACGTTGTGCTTAGACAAGCGGCTTTGGTGAACAAACAGCTCAGGTCTACTTCTCCTGAACTTGATGATGTGAAGAAACCACAGGATATTGTTCTCCCTGGGAGTTTGAGTTTGTTGGGTGAAGCTTATGATCGTTGCGGCGAAGTTTGCGCTGAATATGCTAAAACCTTTTATCTCGGTTatcatcttttttcttctttagctTTGGTGTAAATGGAGTATTTGGTTCGTTTGTTTTCTTAGTCTTGTTATGTTTCTTTGTTGCAGGAACTTTGCTTATGACACCTGAGAGGCGAAAGGCCATTTGGGCTATCTACGGTGAGTTACTACACAAGCCATATCGTTTAATAAACTGTTTTAGAATTGCTGGTTACAATGATACTCAAAAGTAGATTCAAGATGAATCATGTAGACTTAAAAGACTTCTCTAGTTGGTTTGTGTGCTTAGCTTAGACAAGTTCATTGTCCATGGCCCAAACCTACACTCATGCATCCAAATATGTATCATTCTAAGATTTAAAACCCATGATAATTGAATTAGCTTAGTTACTAATATGGGGTTTAATGGGCCTTTTAAGCCCAATTTTCTTAAACTTTGAAATTACTCATGCTGAACAACGTTGGGTGATATAATCCTTTGGTTATAATATTATCCAAAGGGTTCTAAGGAATTCCAAAAACTTTCAATGTACTTGTTTTATGTTTAGTTGTTGTGGGTTTGATGATTTGACTCCATTTCTTTGCGCAGTTTGGTGCAGAAGAACTGATGAGCTCGTAGATGGGCCCAATGCATCACACATAACACCCATGGCGTTAGATAGATGGGAAGCAAGGTTAGAAGATCTATTCCGTGGCCGTCCTTTCGATATGCTTGATGCTGCTCTCGCTGATACCGTTGCTAGATACCCTGTTGATATTCAGGTCAGCCTCATCATCTCACACGCATCCAAATCTACTctgaaaattgttataaaaacTTTGTTCTAAAcgtttatttcttttcttttttttctttgcagccATTTAGAGACATGATCGAAGGAATGAGAATGGATTTGAGGAAGTCCAGATACAAGAACTTTGATGATCTCTACCTTTACTGCTACTATGTAGCCGGAACCGTCGGTTTGATGAGCGTTCCGGTTATGGGAATCGATCCTAAGTCCAAAGCAACGACAGAGAGTGTTTACAACGCTGCCTTGGCTCTCGGTATAGCTAATCAGCTTACCAACATACTCAGAGACGTTGGCGAAGAGTGAGTCCTTTTTTTTCTCACCTAAACCGGTTTCTTGATTCACATCTCATTCTTAAACCGGTTTTGCTCTCTTTCAGCGCGAGAAGAGGAAGAGTTTATCTGCCCCAAGATGAGTTAGCTCAAGCTGGTCTCTCAGATGAAGACATATTCGCGGGAAAAGTCACTGACAAATGGAGAAACTTCATGAAAATGCAGCTTAAGCGAGCAAGAATGTTCTTCGACGAAGCTGAGAAAGGCGTTACCGAGCTCGACGCTGCTAGTAGATGGCCGGTAAATGGGCAACTTACCGTttacatatttgttttgaaCGTTTTTCGTATTTACCCCAGAACTTTGTTTAGATCGATTTAACCCACAAGGCTTGGctgtttgatttttcttttcaggTATGGGCGTCGCTCCTATTGTACAGGAGAATATTGGACGAGATTGAAGCGAATGATTACAACAACTTTACAAAGAGAGCTTATGTTGGGAAAGCCAAGAAAATTGCAGCTCTGCCATTGGCTTATGCTAAATCAGTACTAAAGACTCCAAGTTCAAGAGGAACAACTTAAGAGGCTTTTGTGATTAAAGGAAAAGCTTAGGGTCGAATTTATGatgttaattaatatatatacatataaacggCCAAATGAAATTCTTATTTCTCTATGTAAaaagtaaatttttattttatttctcttgGCTACTGAAGAAATAGGAATATTTTGGTTGGAGAGCTAGTTTTGTGatatataaaaagaagttaCTGAGATTCATGTGACCTGCTCATGTTATGAAGAcgtattaacaaaaatattaacaacGGAAACGATACCTATTCATGTTTATTAGGCTGTCTGCTATTAGAAATGTTCTATAATAATAATCCAGGAATTTTATGTTTGTATCtaacaaaatgtaaaatagtaaatatacttttatcatatcAATATAGTAACATTTCGTATATAAAAAACACCATCCAGTTGACAAATTAAAATCTTCAAAAGTAAATTGATTTAATTATTGAAACGTACGAAAGTCAGACAAACagaagaaacagaaaatatgaaaCTTATTTTGTTCGGATCATCATAAGTTTGAGCTAAGTCAGAAACCAGCCATCTTCATAAGCTTCTTCCAAGCCGGTCTAGCCGTAACCTCTTCCCACCACCGGTTCATATTCACCCGATCCTTAACAATCCGGTTTATGTTGGTACGCATCAAGTACCCCATCGCAGGCATATGCGTCAAATCAGCCATAGTGAATTCATCACCAGCCAAGAACCGGTTCGAAGCAAGCTGGTTTTCGTATATGTCCAAGACCACCCCGAGCTTCACTTTGAGCTCCTCGACCAAAACGGCGTCACATTCTTCGCCTAACCTCGGTTTGATGACTAGGTTCATCACTAAAGGGTGTACCAGCACGTTGAAGTAACCGACCTCAACATCAGCCCACTGGTCCACGATGGCTCGGTGCTCTAGAGACTTGCCCAAAAGGTTCGTGCCTTGGTCCGCGTACTTGGTCGCGTAGTATCTCGCAATGGCTCGAGATTCTTTGAGcaaaaataccaaaatacaTTACATAAATGATTAGAAACCAAGTCTAacaataaatgtttttaaaatttgttattagGATCGTTACCAAAAAGTTTGAAATCTCCATCTTCTATGGCTGGAACTTGACCAAATGGCTACAAGAAACATTAGTTATACTAATGGTGTGTTtctatttagaataaaaaacatGAAACGTTTACCTGACGAAGAAGATGTTCAGGTCTTTTCTGCTCTAGTGTATCAAGATCGATGTGAATAATCTCAAATTCAATTTCTTTCTCAAGAAGACAAAGCAAGACTCTTTGAGGACAAGCTGCCGTAACCTGTCCGTATAGTTTCACAACCATTCTATtactttgtaattttttttttgtatttaatagTATAAGAAAAAGCAAGGATCAATTTATAtgtgttattttaaatttgtgtttATCGATCTTATTTATAATTGAGAAGAAGTATGGGTAGATGTGTTGGCATTTTATTAGACTAAAACGTTTATAAGAGCTGGTTGTTGTGGCTTGGTTGGGTAAAGCATGTGGTGGTTGTTCCACTAACGGTGGGTATCATTTAAATTTCTCTATAAGCTTTATAAGTTTCAAGAACCTCAAATGTATGTGTTAAAGTTCTTGTCAAACCGTGTTTGGTCGAGCCGATGGGTAggttaaatataaatataaaatttaattgtaaatttttttttaaaaaatataaatttagtttCTGAATATAAACATAACTTTGgtgttaaataaaaaatcaattatataaattatttttaatttttatattttacaatgCAAATACTATACCAATATTTGATATTGAATAAAGAGCATTTACATCTTCTAAATATCTTTCTAATAATTGTTGACTGGATCATAATTTTTGGCAAATGCTTTACCAGTCAATGTACTAAGCGCTCTATGCCAAACACTTGCCAACAACCATACTAGATTCACATAAATAAGTAAAAGACAAAGAATGGGAGAAACTATACACTTCAAAGACGATAACAAGTGACCTTGTTTTAGTAATCTAAGATTATAACATTCCAACAACACTAATCATCGTTTCATTAATCCAACTACCAAGTCTCACATAGTCGTACTTTCACACAAGAACCacaaagataaaaacaaaacaaccacCAACCCTTTTATCTAAAATATCCTCCTAAAAACCCTAACGTGCTTCACAAGCAAGCCATGTTCTGTATTCTTTTAAGTGAACTGTCTTCTCATGTAAGTATCTTCAAGAACAAAGACAGGATCTTCAACTCTCTCTGGAATCTGCGCCTGTCCCATTGCTATCCCATGGTTAGCCGGCGTCGTTGTCGCAGCAGCAACGTTCTGCTTAACCGAATTCAAACATAAGTAGTAGACAATCCCGAGGCCTACAGTGAAAAGCGAAATGATAGAACCGATGAAGAAAACGCCTGGCTTCACAATGTAGCAGAGGTAGTGGTCGGCAGTCTTTGTCTCCTGGATGTGTTCATCGTTGAGTGAAGCTCCAGTTAGCAGCACGAGGAAAGCTAGCACAAAAGTGAACCTAAAAAGCAACACGAAGAGCAATCATCAGTTGCAAGCAAGTTATAGAGAAGGAAAGTTAAAAAGAAATGATGAGAGTTACTACCAGGAAACAATGAAGGAGACTAAGGCGAGAATCCACTTGGATCTTGTAGGAGCAGGACCTTTTCTACAACAGAAGCAACCGCTACCGACGCTAGCAATGATCTGAGCCATCATTAGAAAGATAGCTGAAGCGAAACCGAGATTGTAAGCTGGACTTCTGTTGTAAGAGCATCGTGTGAATCCATCCAATGTGGTAACCTTGACCTGTGATTTCTGTGTTGATTTAAAGAGGAAACTTATTAGCATGCACTAATACTATACCAAGAAGTTATTGTACACAAGAAAGTTTTAAGAAGCTTAACATCCTCaactagtgttttttttttggacatataAATTAGTTCAAAGAGGAATGTAATTTTAAGCTCAAGTACTGTATATATTGTCGTTCATTtacattataaattaattgtttGTCAAAGATCGTTCTATTAATACAACCTAAATTTAACTTTGATTCCGTATAAAAAATGATGTTTGTTCCAAAACACCCCCATGATAATTATGCTTCTTTGCCAAAATAAGATGTTCAAACACACAAACTCTGTGTCTTATTGACGAACTAAAGAGTGTCCGAATCCGACGCATTTCAAGcaatgaacttaaaaaaaaaaaaaatcggaagAAAACAATCCAAGACACAACAAAAGTTACTTCTTAAAAAAACCCTTGGGAGACATCCGATTAATTTGGAACAGtcgtttattaaaaaaaaaacacacacaactTTATGAGAGAGTTTCAGCAACCGTCGATTGAATATTATTAccccaaaaaataatattctggACAAAAAAACAAGAACTAAGAAGAgatagagggagagagagacctTGATTCTGGTAGCTTCAGCAGCGAAGGCAGTAACAGCAGATAATAATCCCAGAAGTGATAACACACCACACATCACCACCTTTCTCTTctccatcattttcttcctctTTTACTCTCCAGATGCGAGACACTATtcctattatattttgttttattttattttattggacTCTTCTTCGTTTGTAAGTAATAAAGCGTAAAGTGAGAGTGAGAACACACATCGAACATCGCACTCACACACTTTCTTTGTTTTGCTCTTCTTCGTATCACGCGCAGGGCTACTTTCGGTATTTTCATTTTGTCTGGCTCTTCCCTTCCTTTCGTTTTCAGCACCAAAACCGTCTTTATTTGTTAGAAATATAAATACTTCCTTCtcctattaaatataaatatgggCCCAAGtcaaacatacatatatattttggtgGGCCTTAAGTGCATCATTATTGGTGTCTCTTTGAAGCTTTTAAGCGTATCTTTAacgtttttagttaaaagttaaagaaTCCTATATTTAAGGGCCTCAACCTAATGGACACCAATAATAATGTCCTAATGTTCAATCATAAACTTTTTGTTAAGATTTAGAGTAAGAAAAATTTAATGACTGAACCATACATGGATTAGTTAGTTCAATTTCTCAATATCTGCTCTGGCCTTGTAGAAACTATGAGCCTAGATACCATAAGTTTAGAACACCCCAATTGAAAGTTTTTTATCTTAAAGTATCTAAAAAcacatttatgtatatatatatatatacatgtaataTATACGTGTAATTACGGAGTTCTAAACTTTACGGGAACCATAACCTAAAGTATATgatttcaaaagaaaagaagacaaATAAAAGCATCATTAGTGGACAAGCTCGCAAAAAAGTTTCTTATGATTActatactatttttaaaaaaatatttacttaaataattaaaattaaatgtaataaatataactTGTTCAGTATTTCTACTGTTGGGTCAGAGTCCCTttgtataaaaacatatttgataAAATCTTCACTCTCTTTCttactatttaatttttaattaatttattttcaggAACTCTCTTTAAAATTGCACCAGTGTGGGTGCTCTGATGATGCAATTAAAAGTGTGGTGAGCAGCACATTGATTTCTATCTAGTTTCTAGCCCTGTTCAAAACTACGCTAGACAATagtctttatattattatgatttgttttgtgaatCTTGGTGACGACTCAAAATTATCTCAGGTTGATTTGTAGTCTTACTTGTGGTCATTTAGTAGCAACTGCCATCTTGTGGCTTCGGATTTAGTTTTCATCTAAATTGTTGACTTAATTATCTCTCTTTTGGTATTTAGTTCTGATGCTTCATGTAACCACCCATGTTTAAGTTTGTAATGTTATTGATTAAGAAATTTCCAAATGACAAAAAAACTATACATGAATTAGTTAGTTCAGTTTATCAAATATCTGCTCTGGCCTTATAGAAACTATGGTTCTAGATAccataaaaagaagaagaataagaagaagaagaagaagacacatGATGATGCAACTAAAGGTATGGTGAGCAGCACATTGATTTCTATCTAGTCTCTAGTAATCACATTATTTTTATCTTCAGATAACctataatcattttttttttcttaatttaaaataacCTATAAATCATTTCTTTCCATGTATCAGTCATGAAGTTTATCAACCCATAAAAGAATCAAGCATATAAGTAAAGTATCACTTTGGTCAATAAGAAAATCTtgtattgtatgactttttggatttttgttatCACATGTCAGTAACATTTTAGAGTGTATAGTCcatagttaaaaaatatttccacaTCTCATTTCTTTCCATaaacacaaaaatttaaacaaaatatctATCAGTTAACaacattttcttaaatataaatatagacatggacatatatataatcattatCAAGTAtcataaaacataagaaattcGTGCAAAGATGAAGAAGTCTTCGTTGTTCTTCGTATTGCTATGTTTGTTTCAAATAAGCAAATTAGATTTCTGCTTAGCAGGAAGTGTTCATATGGTTAACAACAATGGACATGAACGTCATAGATTCATAAGTGTAACTGATTTCGGAGCTGTGTGCGATGGGAAGACCGATGACACTCAGGTATATGACatcatcttttttctttttgtgttaaCCATATGTGTGCATTGATGcatgtgtatatatacataaaaatactTCTATATATTTCAGGCATTTCTTAAGGCATGGGAAGCTGTATGTAACGGATTCAGTAATAAAAGCTTTCTAGTGC
Above is a window of Brassica napus cultivar Da-Ae chromosome A10, Da-Ae, whole genome shotgun sequence DNA encoding:
- the LOC106371962 gene encoding phytoene synthase, chloroplastic-like translates to MSSVAVLWVASSSPNPDQMTTCGLVRAVESSRVLARCQNQRMDNGRRKQTTKTWTSSSSSSLMSYRRSVVSSSVVASHAGEIALSSEEKVYNVVLRQAALVNKQLRSTSPELDDVKKPQDIVLPGSLSLLGEAYDRCGEVCAEYAKTFYLGTLLMTPERRKAIWAIYVWCRRTDELVDGPNASHITPMALDRWEARLEDLFRGRPFDMLDAALADTVARYPVDIQPFRDMIEGMRMDLRKSRYKNFDDLYLYCYYVAGTVGLMSVPVMGIDPKSKATTESVYNAALALGIANQLTNILRDVGEDARRGRVYLPQDELAQAGLSDEDIFAGKVTDKWRNFMKMQLKRARMFFDEAEKGVTELDAASRWPVWASLLLYRRILDEIEANDYNNFTKRAYVGKAKKIAALPLAYAKSVLKTPSSRGTT
- the LOC106370505 gene encoding glutathione S-transferase F12, with translation MVVKLYGQVTAACPQRVLLCLLEKEIEFEIIHIDLDTLEQKRPEHLLRQPFGQVPAIEDGDFKLFESRAIARYYATKYADQGTNLLGKSLEHRAIVDQWADVEVGYFNVLVHPLVMNLVIKPRLGEECDAVLVEELKVKLGVVLDIYENQLASNRFLAGDEFTMADLTHMPAMGYLMRTNINRIVKDRVNMNRWWEEVTARPAWKKLMKMAGF
- the LOC106370506 gene encoding uncharacterized protein LOC106370506; translation: MMEKRKVVMCGVLSLLGLLSAVTAFAAEATRIKKSQVKVTTLDGFTRCSYNRSPAYNLGFASAIFLMMAQIIASVGSGCFCCRKGPAPTRSKWILALVSFIVSWFTFVLAFLVLLTGASLNDEHIQETKTADHYLCYIVKPGVFFIGSIISLFTVGLGIVYYLCLNSVKQNVAAATTTPANHGIAMGQAQIPERVEDPVFVLEDTYMRRQFT